A genome region from Natronosalvus rutilus includes the following:
- the engB gene encoding GTP-binding protein EngB: MNPFETRPDRDAEVVLVGRSNVGKSTLMRELTGHKFDTGGKPGVTRTPNHYDWTAEDFVITDLPGFGFMSGVEADRQDQIKTDIVRYLEAHADSILVGILVVDGKSVVDIIDRHTGEDEIPYDVEMFHFLRELDVPTVVAVNKMDKVDDRDERLDELCDRLGLLPPWKQWQDTIAPITAKRGQIDALEESVRTHLHAQKRDDLFRFF, encoded by the coding sequence ATGAATCCCTTCGAGACGCGACCCGACCGCGACGCCGAGGTCGTCCTGGTCGGCCGTTCGAACGTCGGCAAGTCGACGCTGATGCGGGAGCTTACGGGTCACAAATTCGACACCGGCGGCAAGCCCGGCGTCACCCGGACGCCCAACCACTACGACTGGACGGCCGAGGACTTCGTCATCACGGACCTCCCCGGGTTCGGCTTCATGAGCGGCGTCGAAGCGGATCGCCAGGACCAGATCAAGACGGACATCGTCCGGTACCTCGAGGCCCACGCCGACTCGATCCTCGTCGGCATCCTCGTCGTCGACGGCAAGAGCGTCGTCGACATTATCGACCGCCACACCGGCGAGGACGAGATCCCCTACGACGTCGAGATGTTTCACTTCCTCCGGGAACTCGACGTGCCGACGGTGGTCGCCGTCAACAAGATGGACAAGGTCGACGACCGGGACGAGCGACTCGACGAGCTGTGTGACCGACTGGGGCTACTCCCACCGTGGAAACAATGGCAGGACACGATCGCTCCAATCACGGCCAAGCGCGGGCAGATCGACGCACTCGAGGAGTCAGTTCGCACGCACCTGCACGCGCAAAAACGGGACGACCTATTCCGATTCTTCTGA
- a CDS encoding GNAT family N-acetyltransferase encodes MVEIRPARATDGEALVSVHVAAVRELGAAAYESAQVDAWAANKSPDGYPVDVDTAHFVVATRNGAVVGFGHLEFGVDEVQAVYVHPDYARTGVGRALLDHLEKTAQAAGLERLTLLASKNAVGFYERHGWRGLEWVDHESTGAVVLECLRMEKPVGQSFSIE; translated from the coding sequence ATGGTCGAAATCCGCCCCGCTCGAGCGACCGACGGCGAGGCCCTCGTGTCGGTCCACGTCGCCGCCGTCCGCGAACTCGGGGCCGCCGCCTACGAGTCAGCGCAGGTCGACGCCTGGGCGGCCAACAAGTCGCCCGACGGCTACCCCGTCGACGTGGATACCGCACACTTCGTCGTCGCCACGCGAAACGGCGCGGTCGTCGGCTTCGGCCACCTCGAGTTCGGCGTGGACGAGGTCCAGGCCGTCTACGTCCACCCCGACTACGCGCGAACGGGGGTCGGACGAGCGCTCCTCGACCACCTCGAGAAAACAGCGCAAGCAGCCGGACTCGAGCGTCTGACGCTGTTAGCGTCGAAAAACGCGGTCGGCTTCTACGAACGCCACGGCTGGCGGGGACTCGAGTGGGTCGACCACGAGTCGACCGGCGCGGTTGTCCTCGAGTGTTTGCGGATGGAAAAGCCGGTCGGTCAGTCGTTCAGTATCGAGTGA
- a CDS encoding cold-shock protein, which produces MAKGTVAFFNDTGGYGFIETDDADDDVFFHMEDVGGPDLEEGQEVEFDIEQADKGPRATNLERL; this is translated from the coding sequence ATGGCGAAAGGTACGGTCGCATTCTTCAACGACACTGGCGGATACGGATTCATCGAAACTGACGACGCGGACGACGACGTGTTCTTCCACATGGAAGACGTTGGCGGTCCTGACCTCGAGGAGGGGCAGGAAGTCGAGTTCGACATCGAGCAGGCCGACAAAGGCCCGCGCGCGACGAATCTCGAGCGACTCTGA
- a CDS encoding AAA family ATPase, with translation MTDANPSSQPETTNQLGTIDPLPVSAVANLVETVRENVTRVIVGHDEEVDHVITTILSRGHVLLDDVPGVGKTMLARSIARSIDCSFRRVQFTPDLLPSDITGVNVFNQKTREFEFQHGPVFANVVLGDEINRAPPKTQSALLEAMEERQVTVDGDTRPLPNPFVVIATQNAIEPNRTYELPFAEVDRFMKKLSLGYPNTDEEAEMLGRTVGHHPIEGLEPVTDLESIVRARETVANVAVEPPVREYASELAGYTREHAHIGASPRGTIALLRAAQARAVLDEREYVIPDDIQHEAPYVFAHRIKTKANGRETDGATVVEDALEHVRVP, from the coding sequence ATGACCGACGCCAATCCTTCATCCCAGCCGGAGACGACGAATCAGCTCGGAACTATCGATCCACTCCCCGTTTCAGCCGTCGCGAACCTCGTCGAGACGGTTCGGGAGAACGTGACGCGCGTGATTGTCGGCCACGACGAGGAAGTCGACCACGTCATCACCACCATCCTCTCTCGCGGTCACGTGCTCCTCGACGACGTCCCCGGCGTCGGCAAGACGATGCTCGCCCGTTCGATCGCTCGATCGATCGACTGTAGCTTCCGACGGGTCCAGTTCACGCCCGACCTCCTCCCCTCTGACATCACCGGCGTCAACGTCTTCAACCAGAAGACCCGCGAGTTCGAGTTCCAGCACGGCCCCGTCTTCGCGAACGTGGTCCTCGGCGACGAGATCAACCGCGCCCCGCCGAAGACCCAGTCGGCCCTGCTCGAGGCCATGGAGGAACGCCAGGTGACCGTCGACGGCGACACCCGCCCGCTGCCGAACCCGTTCGTCGTCATCGCCACCCAGAACGCCATCGAGCCCAACCGGACCTACGAACTCCCGTTCGCGGAGGTCGATCGCTTCATGAAGAAACTCTCGCTCGGCTACCCGAACACCGACGAGGAAGCCGAGATGCTCGGTCGCACGGTCGGTCACCACCCCATCGAGGGGCTCGAGCCGGTCACCGACCTCGAGTCGATCGTCCGCGCGCGCGAGACGGTGGCCAACGTCGCCGTCGAACCGCCTGTCCGCGAGTACGCGAGCGAACTCGCTGGCTACACCCGCGAGCACGCCCACATCGGCGCGAGTCCACGCGGAACTATCGCCCTCCTGCGGGCCGCCCAAGCGAGGGCCGTGCTCGACGAACGGGAGTACGTCATCCCGGACGACATCCAGCACGAGGCGCCGTACGTCTTCGCCCACCGGATCAAGACGAAGGCGAACGGCCGCGAGACCGATGGTGCGACCGTCGTCGAGGACGCCCTCGAACACGTCCGCGTGCCATGA
- a CDS encoding 5,10-methylenetetrahydromethanopterin reductase — translation MAAENPTSSDSSGSNGSSDSSPTWGIELTPEHPPDRIADLAALAETEGFDVAFSSSHYFNRDPFVTLSRMAERTDSIALGPGVVNPFQDHPVTLAARMATVDEISEGRGVYGIGAGDRSALSNLGFEHDRPLRRVLEAFSVARDLWAGETVTHDGTFTAQDASLNLEPTEIPVYVGAQGPHMLRMSAKHADGVLVNASHPRDLEWAADQLEIGLADRPDDRGPFEALAFSSVSVADEEAAAREAARPPVAFIAGGAAPPVIERHGLDEAAVETVGRHLEAGSLSAAFEAVTPEMIDAFAVAGTPETVADRFEAILEFVDGVVVGSPLGPDLEVAVEQAARALEQAQV, via the coding sequence ATGGCGGCCGAGAACCCCACCTCGAGCGACTCGAGTGGATCGAACGGTTCGAGTGACTCGAGTCCCACCTGGGGAATCGAACTCACCCCCGAACACCCGCCGGACCGGATCGCCGACCTCGCGGCCCTCGCCGAAACCGAGGGCTTCGACGTTGCGTTCTCGAGCAGCCACTACTTCAACCGTGACCCGTTCGTGACGCTCTCGCGGATGGCCGAGCGAACCGACTCGATCGCCCTCGGTCCCGGCGTCGTCAACCCGTTCCAGGACCACCCGGTGACGCTCGCGGCCCGGATGGCGACGGTCGACGAGATTTCTGAGGGTCGTGGTGTCTACGGCATTGGTGCCGGGGACCGCTCGGCACTGTCGAACCTCGGCTTCGAGCACGATCGCCCCCTCCGACGCGTCCTTGAGGCGTTCTCGGTGGCACGAGACCTCTGGGCCGGCGAGACCGTCACCCACGACGGGACGTTCACCGCCCAGGACGCCTCACTCAATCTCGAGCCGACGGAGATCCCGGTCTACGTCGGTGCGCAGGGCCCCCACATGCTCCGCATGAGCGCGAAACACGCCGACGGCGTGCTCGTCAACGCCTCCCATCCGCGCGACCTCGAATGGGCCGCCGACCAGCTCGAGATCGGCCTCGCGGACCGTCCCGACGACCGCGGCCCGTTCGAGGCGCTTGCCTTCTCGAGCGTGAGCGTCGCCGACGAGGAGGCCGCAGCGCGGGAGGCCGCCCGTCCGCCGGTCGCGTTCATCGCCGGCGGGGCCGCCCCGCCCGTGATCGAGCGCCACGGGCTCGACGAGGCGGCGGTGGAGACCGTCGGTCGGCACCTCGAGGCCGGCAGCCTCTCGGCGGCGTTCGAGGCCGTCACCCCCGAAATGATCGACGCGTTCGCCGTCGCCGGCACGCCGGAGACGGTCGCCGACCGGTTCGAGGCGATCCTCGAGTTCGTCGACGGGGTCGTCGTCGGGTCGCCGCTGGGGCCGGACCTCGAGGTGGCGGTCGAGCAGGCAGCGCGGGCGCTCGAGCAGGCGCAGGTATAA
- a CDS encoding DUF58 domain-containing protein has translation MRLTRRGWGTVAVVGFCLWMAASFGSRALNAVVAPLAFVLVAGVITAARVDRPRIRRVPTAEGYPGERRTVELTVDVESPLSATVRDDLPDGVSAVDDGNVRDTTLVDGDSLTYEIDLEGRGAHEIGPVTVVVSDVFGLVEQRFEYDRTDEVLVYPRVHDLRGGAKHDLQLLHDAIGAYDREEFDHLREYTRGDSLRDIHWKSAAKRADDELVVKEFVADGRVGSVDLVGECIPGRDDDLAAAVASVATYLLREDVAVGVSTVEGTLEADAGERHHLEVLRQLAVVGPGELDDRTRREADVLIQADASGVLVLVDGHEIPFDRLRGRRGGAVDESSTESTAIAADGSGGSSADGAGGVGASGESGVPGDDLEEPGTGVSA, from the coding sequence ATGAGACTCACGCGACGCGGCTGGGGGACCGTCGCCGTCGTCGGCTTCTGTCTCTGGATGGCCGCCAGCTTCGGCTCGCGAGCGCTCAACGCAGTCGTCGCGCCGCTGGCGTTCGTCCTCGTCGCCGGCGTGATCACGGCCGCGCGGGTCGACCGCCCACGGATCCGCCGAGTTCCGACCGCGGAGGGGTATCCAGGCGAGCGACGGACAGTCGAACTCACCGTCGACGTCGAGTCGCCGCTATCGGCTACCGTCCGCGACGACCTCCCCGACGGCGTGTCCGCGGTCGACGACGGCAACGTCAGGGACACGACCCTCGTCGACGGCGACTCGCTCACCTACGAGATCGACCTCGAGGGCCGTGGCGCCCACGAAATCGGCCCGGTCACGGTCGTCGTCAGCGACGTCTTCGGGCTCGTCGAGCAACGGTTCGAGTACGACCGGACCGACGAGGTGCTGGTCTATCCCCGGGTCCACGACCTCCGGGGTGGCGCGAAACACGACTTACAGTTACTTCACGACGCTATTGGCGCCTACGACCGCGAGGAGTTCGACCACCTCCGCGAGTACACCCGCGGCGATTCCCTTCGCGACATTCACTGGAAGTCCGCCGCCAAACGAGCCGACGACGAACTCGTCGTCAAGGAGTTCGTCGCGGACGGCCGCGTCGGCTCGGTCGACCTCGTCGGCGAGTGCATTCCCGGACGTGACGACGACCTCGCCGCCGCCGTCGCCAGTGTGGCGACGTACCTGCTCAGGGAGGACGTCGCCGTCGGCGTCTCGACCGTCGAGGGCACCCTCGAGGCCGACGCGGGCGAACGTCATCACCTCGAGGTGCTGCGACAGCTGGCCGTGGTCGGTCCCGGCGAACTCGACGACCGCACTCGCCGGGAGGCGGACGTCCTGATCCAGGCGGACGCGTCGGGCGTCCTGGTGCTCGTCGACGGGCACGAAATTCCGTTCGACCGGCTTCGCGGGCGTCGCGGCGGCGCCGTCGACGAGTCCTCGACCGAATCGACGGCGATAGCCGCCGACGGGTCCGGTGGCTCGAGCGCCGACGGGGCTGGCGGGGTCGGCGCCTCCGGTGAGTCCGGTGTCCCCGGTGACGACCTCGAGGAGCCAGGCACGGGGGTGTCGGCATGA
- a CDS encoding DUF6789 family protein produces MAVADHLRRLRSIAGTEGRSSEADDRPREHHVADAVARGVQAGFVATLIMTAFRLPILRSLPPSANFWAQYVTGDDPSDHPVAGLVLHFVYGVQAGALFGGLFALFDADRAIEPEQRGLVWGAVYGMALSAFGSQVMLKEILDIRLESDELALFHAGHLVYGLSLGAWVGSRTEGVEDPEEYEYGDGN; encoded by the coding sequence ATGGCTGTGGCTGACCACCTCCGACGCCTGCGTTCGATCGCCGGGACCGAGGGCCGCTCGAGCGAGGCGGACGACCGTCCACGCGAACACCACGTCGCCGACGCGGTCGCTCGAGGCGTCCAGGCCGGCTTCGTCGCGACGCTGATCATGACCGCCTTCCGCCTGCCGATCCTGCGCTCGCTGCCGCCGTCGGCGAACTTCTGGGCGCAGTACGTGACCGGCGACGACCCGAGCGACCACCCCGTAGCCGGTCTCGTCTTGCACTTCGTCTACGGGGTCCAGGCGGGCGCGCTCTTCGGTGGGCTGTTCGCCCTGTTCGACGCCGACCGTGCCATCGAACCCGAACAGCGCGGCCTCGTCTGGGGTGCGGTGTACGGGATGGCGCTGTCGGCGTTCGGCTCGCAGGTGATGCTCAAGGAGATCCTCGACATTCGCCTCGAGTCCGACGAACTCGCGCTATTTCACGCCGGCCACCTGGTGTACGGCCTCTCGCTGGGTGCCTGGGTCGGCTCGCGAACCGAGGGCGTCGAGGACCCCGAGGAGTACGAGTACGGCGACGGCAACTGA
- a CDS encoding cold-shock protein: MAKGNVDFFNDTGGYGFISTDDADDDVFFHMEDVGGPDLEEGTDIEFDIEQAPKGPRATNVTRL; this comes from the coding sequence ATGGCGAAAGGCAACGTTGATTTCTTCAACGACACAGGCGGCTACGGTTTCATTTCGACGGACGACGCGGACGATGACGTCTTCTTCCACATGGAAGACGTCGGCGGTCCGGACCTCGAAGAAGGCACAGACATCGAATTCGACATCGAACAGGCCCCCAAGGGTCCCCGCGCGACGAACGTCACCCGCCTGTAA
- a CDS encoding DUF7576 family protein, whose translation MRTCRTDGGTTDGRDCRMCGESLADTPDQRVLTAVEDGTVVHRYFCSDDCLERWSA comes from the coding sequence ATGCGCACGTGTCGAACTGACGGCGGAACGACCGACGGGCGAGACTGTCGGATGTGTGGGGAGTCCCTCGCCGACACACCGGACCAGCGGGTACTCACCGCCGTCGAAGACGGAACGGTAGTCCACCGGTACTTCTGTAGCGACGACTGCCTCGAGCGCTGGTCCGCGTAG
- a CDS encoding coenzyme F420-0:L-glutamate ligase: MELNAVPDLPEIRPGDDLAGLVAERTDVEAGDVLTVASTVVSKAEGRAADLDDFPAGPRAREIATRLEGIAGEEKDPRFAQAVLEESTELVMEAPFLLTETRFGHVCVNAGIDRSNVPGHDLLLLPKRPAASAEQIRNGLLERGIEDVAVIVTDTCGRPFRHGQRGVALGWDGMPASRDWRGERDRDGRELGVTVQSVVDELASAANLVTGEGAGGTPAVVVRDWNFGNHEGSDALFRDLEGDFVRQALREWRYEE; this comes from the coding sequence ATGGAACTCAATGCGGTGCCGGACCTCCCCGAGATCCGCCCGGGAGACGACCTGGCAGGACTCGTCGCCGAGCGGACCGACGTCGAGGCCGGCGACGTGCTGACGGTGGCGAGCACGGTCGTCTCGAAGGCCGAGGGTCGGGCGGCGGACCTCGACGACTTCCCGGCGGGCCCGCGCGCCCGAGAGATCGCGACACGGCTGGAGGGAATCGCCGGCGAGGAGAAAGATCCCCGGTTCGCCCAGGCGGTCCTCGAGGAGAGCACGGAACTCGTGATGGAGGCGCCCTTCCTGCTGACCGAGACCCGCTTCGGCCACGTCTGCGTGAACGCGGGGATCGATCGCTCGAACGTCCCCGGTCACGACCTGCTCCTGTTGCCGAAGCGCCCGGCGGCGAGCGCCGAGCAAATTCGAAACGGGTTGCTCGAGCGCGGGATCGAGGACGTCGCCGTGATCGTCACCGACACCTGTGGCCGGCCGTTTCGCCACGGCCAGCGCGGGGTCGCCCTGGGCTGGGACGGCATGCCCGCGAGTCGCGACTGGCGGGGCGAACGCGACCGCGACGGCCGCGAACTGGGCGTCACCGTCCAGTCGGTCGTCGACGAACTCGCCTCGGCCGCGAACCTGGTGACCGGCGAGGGCGCGGGCGGCACGCCCGCCGTCGTCGTCCGCGACTGGAACTTCGGAAACCACGAGGGAAGCGACGCTCTCTTTCGCGACCTCGAGGGGGACTTCGTTCGGCAGGCGCTCCGCGAGTGGAGGTACGAGGAGTGA
- a CDS encoding NUDIX domain-containing protein, whose translation MTDSTNGDEPSQVVTAFLRNAGEVLLARRSDAVGTYTGTWGAVSGFAEGDPNAQARREIAEETGLEDACTLVRSGRPLEVTDAEIGREWVVHPYLFDCDAREVELSEEHDVHEWAHPTAILTGEYETVPGLWAAYERVAPTVRSIAADADHGAAWLSIRGLEVLRDRAGLLVAERADGKQSLEGSELDDGLALENEGQTPAHDDEWDELATLAERLLEARPSMAVLRNRVDRAMGTALDAGREGDDGGEASEDETPAPDAAAVLEATTAVLERAATADDEAAARASDRLEETVMTLSRSGTVLEAIRASDAHRVYVAESRPGLEGVGVAESLADERPVTLHTDAAAASLLSRESVDQVVVGADTIRPDGVVVNKTGTRGVALAAVHEEIPVTIVAASDKVSTREEIALESGSRNAVYCGDAPFDVTNPTFDVTPAECVTEVVTERGVLEPDDVTALVEEAREFAAWREKR comes from the coding sequence ATGACCGATTCGACGAACGGCGACGAACCGAGCCAGGTCGTCACCGCCTTCCTCCGCAACGCCGGCGAGGTCCTGCTGGCGCGTCGGAGCGACGCCGTCGGCACCTACACAGGGACCTGGGGCGCCGTCTCCGGCTTTGCAGAGGGCGACCCCAACGCGCAGGCTCGCCGCGAAATCGCCGAGGAGACCGGCCTCGAGGACGCCTGCACGCTCGTTCGGTCGGGTCGGCCGCTCGAGGTGACCGACGCCGAGATCGGCCGGGAGTGGGTGGTTCACCCCTACCTGTTCGACTGCGACGCCCGCGAGGTCGAGTTGAGCGAGGAACACGACGTCCACGAGTGGGCACACCCGACGGCGATCCTCACGGGCGAGTACGAGACGGTTCCCGGCCTCTGGGCAGCCTACGAGCGAGTGGCACCGACTGTGCGCTCGATCGCCGCTGACGCCGACCACGGCGCCGCGTGGCTCTCGATCCGGGGACTCGAGGTCCTGCGGGACCGGGCGGGACTGCTCGTCGCCGAGCGCGCGGACGGGAAACAGTCGCTCGAGGGGAGCGAACTCGACGACGGACTGGCGCTCGAGAACGAGGGACAGACGCCCGCTCACGACGACGAGTGGGACGAACTCGCGACCCTCGCCGAACGCCTGCTCGAGGCCCGACCGTCGATGGCCGTCCTCCGGAACCGGGTCGATCGGGCGATGGGGACGGCGCTCGATGCCGGTCGAGAAGGCGACGACGGCGGCGAGGCAAGCGAGGACGAAACCCCGGCCCCGGACGCCGCCGCAGTCCTCGAGGCGACGACGGCCGTCCTCGAGCGCGCCGCGACCGCCGACGACGAGGCTGCGGCCCGGGCGAGCGACCGTCTCGAGGAAACCGTGATGACGCTCTCGCGATCGGGAACCGTGCTCGAGGCGATTCGAGCGAGCGACGCGCACCGCGTCTACGTCGCCGAATCCCGCCCCGGTCTCGAGGGCGTCGGCGTCGCCGAGTCGCTGGCCGACGAGCGCCCCGTGACGCTCCACACCGACGCCGCGGCGGCGTCGCTCCTCTCGCGCGAGTCGGTCGACCAGGTGGTCGTCGGCGCCGACACGATTCGTCCCGATGGCGTCGTCGTCAACAAGACCGGCACCCGTGGGGTGGCGCTCGCGGCCGTCCACGAGGAAATCCCCGTGACGATCGTCGCCGCGAGCGACAAGGTCTCGACTCGGGAGGAAATCGCGCTCGAGTCCGGCTCGAGGAACGCGGTCTACTGCGGCGACGCGCCGTTCGACGTCACGAACCCGACCTTCGACGTGACGCCCGCCGAGTGCGTGACCGAGGTCGTCACCGAACGCGGCGTCCTCGAGCCCGACGACGTCACGGCCCTCGTCGAGGAGGCACGCGAATTCGCGGCCTGGCGGGAGAAACGATAG
- a CDS encoding PGF-CTERM sorting domain-containing protein: MSHTLPDRWKVVSLAGLTLLLAGLTVGALVGAGPLTPATGPVDPGPENVSEPAAEEPVPERGDPWFEAAAADGSWISYVNPRDEYRTPYLGDGSSKVCTTLVNEAGDPIMGETVPNTTVTLPMGESVAWHSHADPFVTQYPLNDHYERPLDADQFGVSDLPQGDGYLDSHCIEIHGLSEEGDSVEYGEAIVEGEHADRVEVVGYIQQEPAGTGWDSNVDPVADAVSYEEAGGGWTFTPDSSHGQVTVVLQLVDETGGDDDGEAGENDDGNGGSENGTDDSSSDSDENDGNGSDADGEETKGDGDGADNNETDDDGTGTDDRSSDGPVLEDDPEDDETAGANDDAQPGFGAGVAGFAIMSLVIAAIGRRRES; this comes from the coding sequence ATGTCGCACACGTTACCCGATCGCTGGAAAGTCGTATCGCTCGCCGGCCTCACCCTCTTGCTCGCCGGCCTCACCGTCGGCGCCCTCGTCGGCGCTGGGCCGCTCACACCTGCCACTGGCCCGGTCGACCCAGGTCCGGAGAACGTCAGCGAACCGGCCGCCGAAGAACCGGTTCCCGAACGCGGGGACCCCTGGTTCGAGGCGGCCGCCGCCGACGGGAGCTGGATCAGTTACGTCAATCCGCGCGACGAGTACCGAACCCCGTATCTCGGGGACGGCTCCTCGAAAGTCTGTACGACGCTGGTCAACGAGGCAGGCGACCCGATCATGGGCGAAACGGTCCCGAACACGACCGTCACGCTCCCGATGGGCGAGTCCGTCGCGTGGCACTCCCACGCCGACCCGTTCGTCACCCAGTATCCACTTAACGACCACTACGAGCGCCCGCTGGATGCCGACCAGTTCGGCGTCTCCGATCTGCCACAGGGCGACGGCTACCTGGACAGCCACTGCATCGAGATCCACGGCCTCTCCGAGGAAGGTGACAGCGTCGAGTACGGCGAGGCCATCGTCGAGGGCGAGCACGCCGACCGCGTCGAGGTCGTCGGCTACATCCAGCAGGAACCCGCCGGTACCGGCTGGGACTCGAACGTCGACCCCGTCGCGGACGCAGTCTCGTACGAGGAAGCCGGCGGCGGCTGGACGTTCACGCCCGATTCCTCGCACGGGCAGGTGACGGTCGTCTTGCAACTCGTCGACGAGACGGGTGGTGACGATGATGGCGAGGCCGGTGAAAACGATGACGGCAATGGGGGGTCCGAAAACGGAACGGACGACTCGAGTTCGGATTCGGACGAGAATGACGGGAATGGATCCGATGCCGATGGTGAGGAGACGAAGGGAGACGGTGACGGTGCCGACAACAACGAAACGGACGACGACGGGACTGGGACAGACGACCGCTCGAGCGACGGCCCCGTCCTTGAAGACGACCCCGAGGACGACGAGACTGCCGGCGCGAACGACGACGCTCAGCCGGGCTTCGGCGCAGGAGTAGCCGGGTTCGCGATAATGTCGCTGGTGATCGCGGCAATCGGGCGGCGTCGTGAGTCCTGA
- a CDS encoding DUF7573 domain-containing protein encodes MVLGDIDLVDGRPDLTDRRRSRCVVYSGSGQDSDSGSNSGSDPAPRAALVGVRVTTIETMVWERRFGQDKQYKPRAFVSVRVTEDSRLTDYGQGEGSSASAADTAEADTEEASTEETAAAVSSDETTASSSQHAGDADESDPPPSDPDAGLSTYAWGTYTCTRCDSSVDRVWRDGDDLVCPSCKEW; translated from the coding sequence ATGGTACTTGGTGATATCGATCTGGTCGATGGTCGTCCGGACCTGACCGACCGGCGCCGCTCGAGGTGCGTCGTCTATTCCGGCTCTGGTCAGGACTCTGACTCGGGCTCGAACTCGGGCTCGGACCCGGCCCCCAGAGCAGCACTCGTCGGCGTTCGGGTCACGACCATCGAAACGATGGTCTGGGAACGGCGATTCGGCCAGGACAAACAGTATAAACCCCGGGCGTTCGTATCGGTACGCGTGACCGAGGACAGCCGACTCACCGACTACGGCCAGGGCGAGGGGTCGTCCGCGTCGGCGGCGGACACCGCGGAAGCTGATACCGAGGAAGCAAGTACCGAGGAAACAGCCGCCGCCGTCTCGTCGGACGAAACGACTGCCTCGAGCAGCCAACACGCGGGTGACGCGGACGAATCCGATCCGCCGCCGAGCGATCCCGACGCCGGCCTCTCGACGTACGCCTGGGGGACTTACACCTGCACTCGCTGTGACTCGAGCGTCGACCGGGTCTGGCGAGATGGGGACGACCTGGTGTGTCCGTCGTGTAAGGAGTGGTGA
- the ddh gene encoding D-2-hydroxyacid dehydrogenase has protein sequence MADFDAAPDIDLEHLGVHRSVSTVFPPEELIETLEDLPVTVSLVEDEDHNDTDCEAIVTFEHREWFADLEWVHSVQAGVDRFPMDVFEREGVVLTNSTGIHDRTVGETVAGYLLAFSRRLHRHVANQQRREWTQPDWDEAFTLPGTTACVVGTGTLGQGVAEVAGSLGVSVRGVRRTPEDVPGFDDIYTTDALLEAVSGVDFVVSTLPLTDETRGLLDAAVFEAMDEDAYVVNVGRGPVVDEAALIDALEANKVAGAALDVFETEPLSSDSPLWAMDEVIVTPHSAAFTVDYYRDIAGLVRENVRRLEAGEAFTNRVV, from the coding sequence ATGGCTGATTTCGATGCCGCACCCGATATCGACCTCGAGCACCTCGGCGTTCACCGGTCCGTTTCGACCGTGTTCCCGCCCGAGGAACTGATCGAAACGCTCGAGGACCTCCCCGTGACGGTATCGCTCGTCGAGGACGAGGACCACAACGACACTGACTGCGAAGCCATCGTCACCTTCGAGCACCGGGAATGGTTCGCCGACCTCGAGTGGGTTCACTCGGTCCAGGCGGGCGTCGACCGCTTCCCGATGGACGTCTTCGAACGCGAGGGCGTGGTTCTCACCAACAGCACCGGCATCCACGATCGAACGGTCGGCGAGACGGTGGCCGGCTACCTGCTGGCGTTCTCCCGACGACTCCACCGTCACGTGGCCAATCAGCAGCGCCGGGAGTGGACCCAGCCCGACTGGGACGAGGCGTTCACCCTTCCCGGAACGACGGCCTGCGTCGTCGGCACCGGCACTCTCGGCCAGGGTGTCGCCGAAGTCGCTGGCTCCCTGGGCGTCTCGGTGCGCGGCGTCCGTCGCACCCCCGAAGACGTCCCCGGATTCGACGACATCTACACGACCGACGCCCTGCTTGAGGCCGTTTCCGGCGTCGACTTCGTGGTCTCGACGCTCCCGTTGACCGACGAGACGCGCGGCCTGCTCGACGCCGCCGTCTTCGAAGCGATGGACGAGGACGCCTACGTCGTCAACGTCGGCCGCGGCCCGGTCGTGGACGAGGCGGCCCTGATCGACGCACTCGAGGCGAACAAAGTGGCGGGAGCGGCCCTCGACGTGTTCGAGACCGAACCGCTCTCGTCCGACTCGCCCCTCTGGGCGATGGACGAGGTGATCGTCACGCCCCACAGTGCGGCGTTCACCGTCGATTACTACCGGGACATCGCCGGCCTGGTCCGGGAGAACGTCCGTCGACTCGAGGCGGGCGAGGCGTTCACGAACCGGGTGGTGTGA